The genomic window GCGAAACGATGTGTCCAGGATGACCATCGTGGTCGAGGGCGATCACCATTACATCGAGCAGGTCACCAAGCAGCTCCATAAGCTGATCGACGTCATCAAGATCAGCGACATCACCACCGATGAATACGTCGATCGGGAACTGGTGATGGTCAAGGTGGCGGCCGAGCCCAGCCAGCGGGTGGAAATCATGCACATCGCCGGTATCTTCCGGGCGCGGGTGGTCGATCTGGCCCGCAAGACCATAACGTTCGAGTGTACCGGGACCGAGGGGAAGATCAATGCCTTCGAGGAGTCCTTGCGCCCGTACGGGATCAAGGAACTGGTTCGGACCGGGAAGGTTGCCATGTTGCGCGGCGCAAGGTTCGTCAGCGTGGACGGCGGATCGAAGGAGATAGAGTCTTAGGGCCGGCTGCGGAAGGGCTGGTGCGGCCCCGGTCCGCACATGGGAGGTATGGTTTTGGAGATCACCGTTGCAGAAGCGTTGATAAAGTGCCTCGAAAAGGAAAACGTGGAGGTGGTGTTCGGCTATCCGGGAGGGGCGATCCTGCCGGTCTACGATGCTTTGTACCATTCTTCGCGTATCAGGCACGTGCTGGTGAGGCACGAGCAGGGAGCGGTGCACGCCGCTGACGGATACGCAAGGGTCACCGGCCGGGTGGGGGTTTGCGTGGCCACCTCGGGGCCGGGGGCCACCAACCTGGTCACCGGGATTGCCAACGCGTACATGGATTCCATACCCCTTGTGGTTTTCACCGGCCAGGTTCCCACCAGTCAAATCGGCACGGACGCCTTTCAGGAGGTGGACATATTCGGCATCACCATGCCGGTCACCAAGCACAACTACCTGGTAAAGGATCCCCAGAGGCTGCCGGCCATCGTGAAGAACGCTTTCCATATCGCCTCCACGGGACGTCCGGGTCCGGTGCTGGTCGATTTGCCCAAAGACGTGGCGCAGAGCGTGATTTCGTTCAAGTACCCGGGCACGGTGCGGCTGCGCGGGTACAAGCCGACGTACCGCGGGCACCCCGCGAAGATCGGTGAGATCGCGGAACTGATCCGCAAATCCAAACGACCGGTGATTTACGCCGGGGGTGGGATCGTCACCTCGGATGCGGCCGGGGAGCTGCTCCAGCTGGCGGAGACCATTTCCGCTCCGGTGACCAACACTTTCATGGGACTGGCCGGTTTTCCCGGGGACCACCCGCTCTTTCTCGGAATGCTCGGCTTGCACGGGACGCGTTACGCGAATCTGGCCATCACCGAATGCGACCTGCTGATCGGCCTCGGAGCGCGGTTTGACGACCGCGTCACCATGAACATCAATGCCTTCGCCCCTCAGGCTACGGTCATTCACATCGACATCGACCCTGCCGAGATCGGCAAGATCGTCAACGTGCACGTGCCCCTGGTGGGAGACGTGAAGACGGTGCTCCAGTCGCTTTTGCCGCAGCTGGAAAAGACGGATCGCTCGGCCTGGCTGGCCCGCATACGGGAGCTCAAGGAGCAGCATCCCCTTTCGTACAGCCGGGAAGGCGGCCTGAAACCCCAGTTCATCATCGAACAGCTGTGGGCCTGCACGCGGGGGAACGCTATTGTGGCCACGGACGTCGGCCAGCACCAGATGTGGGTGGCTCAGTACTACCGTTTCAAGTCCCCCCGCACGCTGATTTCCTCGGGGGGACTGGGGTGCATGGGGTTCGGCCTTCCCGCGGCCATCGGCGCGAGCATTGGTCGGCCGAACGCGAAGGTTGTGCTGGTGACCGGCGACGGCAGTATCCAGATGACCATGCAGGAGTTGGGCACCATGATCGAACAGGGTGTGCCGGCCAAGATCATCATCCTGAACAACCATGCCCTCGGCATGGTGCGGCAGTTGCAAGAGTTTTACTGCGAAGGCCGTTACATGTCGGTCAATTTCCGGTTCCACCCGGATTTTGAAACGTTGGCCAAAGCCTATGGAATTCCCGGGCACACGCTGCGAACGGAAGAGGAGGTGACTTCCCGGCTTCCGGGGATAATTGAGGCCCCCGGAGCGGCCATTGTCAACTGCCTGGTCGCAGCCGAAGAAAACGTATCGCCCATGGTACTTGCCGGAAAAGGGATCCACGAGGCGATCGACTGCTCCTGATCGAAGGAGGATTTTCAGCCCGAGGAAGGGGACCGGAAAGCTCGAACGGCCTGTCCGGGCCGGAATTGCAGCGAGTGACTTTCCACGCGGTTTTGCGGTTCGATCGGAGAGACGAAGGGGGCCAGCGGTTTTGGGGTCCATTCGAACCCCGTCGTTCTCCTCCAATCTCCAAGCCAGCGCTCACGGACTTCCTCCCGTTCATTGCCTCTCCCCAGGTACGGGTATGAGATCGTCGCCGGTTCACAGTCCGCAGCGACTGAAAGCCGCGGACCCGGACGCGGCCCGGAATCATCGTCCGTTCGAAGAGTACGGACCGTTGACAGGGTGTGACATGTCACGTACAATCACCCGTCTATCTCATGAAAATTGCTTCGATTTAGTTGTGTCGATGCGTCGCCGCCCGAGATGGAGCGGGGCAGTCGATCAGCTCTTGATTTTCGGAGTCAATCCATCATTATAAGGACCTTTATGAAAATGCGGGGAGCTCAGATATTTTTCGAGTGCTTGAAGAAGGAAGGGGTCGAGGTCATCTTCGGTTTCCCCGGCGGGGCAGTGCTCGACATATACCACGAGATGCCAAAGCACAATATTCGGCACATCCTGGTGCGCCACGAACAGGGTGCCGCTCACATGGCCGACGGTTACGCCAGGGCGAGCGGACGCGTCGGTGTGTGCCTGGTTACCTCCGGCCCGGGCGCCACCAACACGGTCACCGGCGTCGCCACCGCGTACATGGATTCCGTCCCCATGGTGGTCTTTACCGGGCAGGTGCCGACGCCGCTTATCGGCGACGATGCCTTCCAGGAAGTGGACATCATCGGCATTACACGTCCGTGCACGAAGCACAGCTACCTCGTGCGCAACGTCAACGACATGTCCCGGGTGATTCGCGAGGCGTTTTACCTGGCGCGCACGGGGCGGCCCGGTCCGGTTGTGGTCGACCTGCCCAAGGACGTGATCCAGGCCTCCACCGACTTCAAGTATCCCAAGAAGGTGGACCTTCCCGGCTACCGTCCCACGGTCGAAGCCCATTCCGGGCAGGTAAAGCGGGCGTACGAGGTTTTGAGGAAGGCCAAATCGCCGCTCATCTTCGCGGGAGGCGGTATCATCATTTCGGATTCATCGCAGGAGTTGATCAGGATAGCCGACCTGATCCAGGCCCCGGTGACCTGCTCGCTCATGGGCCTTGGCTGTTTTCCGGCCGGGATTGCCGACGCCAAAGGCCGGCGGCGGCCCAATCCGCTCTGGCTGGGTATGGTGGGGATGCACGGCACCTACCAGGCGAACATGGCGATATCCCAGGCCGATGTGATCTTCGGCGTCGGCGTGCGCTTCGACGACCGTGTCACCGGCAAGATCAGCGAGTTTGCGCCGAAGGCCAAAATCATACACATTGACGTCGACCCGTCGAGCATCAGCAAGAACGTGGTGGTTGACGTTCCCATTGTGGGCGACTGCAAGAATGCGCTCCAGCAGTTGATCCGGTTGTTCGAAGGCGAACCCCTGGAAGGTGTTTCCGACGTGCGACGCCCTTGGTTCGATCAGATCAACGCATGGAAAAAAGGACATCCGCTCACTTATGTTCAGGGAAACGAGCTCATAAAGCCCCAATACGTCATTGAAAAAATCTGGGAGCTCACCGGCGGCGATGCCATCATCACGACGGAAGTGGGCCAGCACCAGATGTGGACCGCCCAGTTCTTCGAATTCGACCGCCCGCGCTCCCTGCTGACCTCCGGAGGCCTGGGAACGATGGGCTACGGGTTTCCGGCCGCCATCGGCGCGCAGATGGCCTTCCCCGACAGGCTCGTCATCGACATTGCGGGAGACGGGAGCATCCAGATGAACATCCAGGAGCTTTGTACGGCCGTCTGCAATGACATCCCGGTGAAAGTGGCGATCCTCAACAATCTCTACCTGGGATTGCCCCGCCAATGGCAGGAGCTTTTCTACGAGAAGAACTACACGGGGTCCTGCATGGAAGGCTCTCCGGATTTCGTGAAGCTCGCCGAGGCCTACGGAGCGATTGGGCTGAGGGCCAATAAGCCCGAAGAAGTCGAGCCGGTTCTGCGGGAAGCTTTCAAGATCAGAAAGCCTGTACTGATGGACTTCCTCGTGTCGCGGGAAGAAGGCGTTTACCCCATAGTCCCGCCCGGAAAGAGCATAACCGAGATGCTTCTGGCGTAGCTTCCCACGGCTCGACGAAAGCATCAGGAGGGAATCAAGTGATAATCAGCGAAAAGCAGAGGTACACCATAGGCATACTGGTGCAGAACGTACCGGGAGTTCTGGCTCGGGTGGTGGGATTGTTCAGCGGCAGGGGCTACAACATCGAGACCGTTACCGCGGCCGAAACCCATGAACCCGGCCTTACCCGCATCACCCTGGTGACGACCGGGGACGAGCGCGTACTGTCTCAGATCGTCAAGCAGTTGAACAAGCTGATCAACGTCATCAAGGTGTATGATTTCTCGGAAACGGAGTTCGTCGATCGTGAGATGGCGATTATCAAGGTGCGGGCGGAACCGCCGACCAGGGCCGAAGTCCTGCGCATCGTGGATATTTTTCGGGCCAAGGTGGTTGACGTCAGTCCTCACTTCTATACGCTTGAGGTTACCGGCAACGAGAGCAAGATCCAGGCGATCATGGAACTGCTCGGCCAGATCGGTATAGTGGAAGTGGCCCGCACCGGGAAAGCGGCGCTGGCCCGAAGCAAGAAACATTGACCCTGCAACTGAGGAAGCTCACGGCTCACTGTGCCGAGGCCTGCTTCGGGGCGGTCCGGCCCGCCGAGCGAGAGGGGGCCGGGCGTCGCGCGCCGGGAGCCGTGAATCACAAAACCAAGGAGTGTCGGTATGCGGATTTATTACGAGGCGGATGCGGATCTGAATGTACTTCGTGGGAAGAAGGTCGCCGTGGTCGGCTACGGCAGCCAGGGACATGCCCAGGCGCAGAACCTGCGCGACAGCGGTGTCGAGGTCGTGGTGAGCGACCGGGCGGGCAGTGAGAATTTCGAAAAGGCGAAGGAAGACGGTTTCTCCCCCGTTTCGGCCAAGGAAGCTGCGGCAGCCTGCGAAATCGTGCAGATCCTCACCGAGGATCACGTTCAGGCGCAGTTGTACCGGCAGGAAGTGGGGCCCGCCATGAAAGCAGGGGAAACGCTTCTTTTTTCGCACGGTTTCAACATCCATTACGGTCAGATCGTTCCGCCCAAGGATATCAACGTGGTCATGGTGGCTCCCAAGGGACCCGGCCACCTGGTGCGCAGCGAATACGTGCGGGGAGCCGGGGTTCCCGCCCTGGTGGCGGTTCAGCAGGACGCCTCGGGCAATGCACTGCAGATCGCGCTCGCTTATGCCAAGGGCATCGGCGCCACTCGCGCGGGTGTCCTGGAGACCACGTTCAAAGAAGAAACCGAAACCGACCTGTTCGGGGAGCAGGCCGTGCTGTGTGGCGGCGTGTCCGAGCTCATCAAGGCGGGATTCGACACTCTGGTGGAAGCCGGGTACCAGCCCGAAATCGCTTTTTTCGAGTGCATGCACGAGCTGAAGCTGATCGTGGATTTGATCTACCGGGGCGGTCTGGCCTACATGCGCTATTCGGTCAGCGATACCGCCGAATACGGGGATCTCAGCCGCGGCAAGCGGATCATCACCGCGGAGACGCGCGCCGAAATGAAGCGGATCCTCGAAGAAGTCCAGTCAGGGGATTTCGCCCGTGAATGGATTCTGGAGAATATGGCGGGAAGGCCCATGTTTCGGACCACTCGCGAGCGTGAGAAGAAACTCCTGGTGGAGGATGTCGGGGCGAAGCTGCGTTCCATGATGCCGTTCCTCGATGCCGTGAAGATGATTTGATCGACGACCGGAAGCCGCTCCCTCCCATGGATGGATCATGTGCGGGGGAGCGGCTT from Syntrophobacter fumaroxidans MPOB includes these protein-coding regions:
- the ilvN gene encoding acetolactate synthase small subunit encodes the protein MKHTLSVLVENSPGVLTRVAGLFARRGFNIDSLAVGRTERNDVSRMTIVVEGDHHYIEQVTKQLHKLIDVIKISDITTDEYVDRELVMVKVAAEPSQRVEIMHIAGIFRARVVDLARKTITFECTGTEGKINAFEESLRPYGIKELVRTGKVAMLRGARFVSVDGGSKEIES
- the ilvN gene encoding acetolactate synthase small subunit, with the translated sequence MIISEKQRYTIGILVQNVPGVLARVVGLFSGRGYNIETVTAAETHEPGLTRITLVTTGDERVLSQIVKQLNKLINVIKVYDFSETEFVDREMAIIKVRAEPPTRAEVLRIVDIFRAKVVDVSPHFYTLEVTGNESKIQAIMELLGQIGIVEVARTGKAALARSKKH
- the ilvB gene encoding biosynthetic-type acetolactate synthase large subunit, which encodes MGGMVLEITVAEALIKCLEKENVEVVFGYPGGAILPVYDALYHSSRIRHVLVRHEQGAVHAADGYARVTGRVGVCVATSGPGATNLVTGIANAYMDSIPLVVFTGQVPTSQIGTDAFQEVDIFGITMPVTKHNYLVKDPQRLPAIVKNAFHIASTGRPGPVLVDLPKDVAQSVISFKYPGTVRLRGYKPTYRGHPAKIGEIAELIRKSKRPVIYAGGGIVTSDAAGELLQLAETISAPVTNTFMGLAGFPGDHPLFLGMLGLHGTRYANLAITECDLLIGLGARFDDRVTMNINAFAPQATVIHIDIDPAEIGKIVNVHVPLVGDVKTVLQSLLPQLEKTDRSAWLARIRELKEQHPLSYSREGGLKPQFIIEQLWACTRGNAIVATDVGQHQMWVAQYYRFKSPRTLISSGGLGCMGFGLPAAIGASIGRPNAKVVLVTGDGSIQMTMQELGTMIEQGVPAKIIILNNHALGMVRQLQEFYCEGRYMSVNFRFHPDFETLAKAYGIPGHTLRTEEEVTSRLPGIIEAPGAAIVNCLVAAEENVSPMVLAGKGIHEAIDCS
- the ilvC gene encoding ketol-acid reductoisomerase, with translation MRIYYEADADLNVLRGKKVAVVGYGSQGHAQAQNLRDSGVEVVVSDRAGSENFEKAKEDGFSPVSAKEAAAACEIVQILTEDHVQAQLYRQEVGPAMKAGETLLFSHGFNIHYGQIVPPKDINVVMVAPKGPGHLVRSEYVRGAGVPALVAVQQDASGNALQIALAYAKGIGATRAGVLETTFKEETETDLFGEQAVLCGGVSELIKAGFDTLVEAGYQPEIAFFECMHELKLIVDLIYRGGLAYMRYSVSDTAEYGDLSRGKRIITAETRAEMKRILEEVQSGDFAREWILENMAGRPMFRTTREREKKLLVEDVGAKLRSMMPFLDAVKMI
- the ilvB gene encoding biosynthetic-type acetolactate synthase large subunit; its protein translation is MKMRGAQIFFECLKKEGVEVIFGFPGGAVLDIYHEMPKHNIRHILVRHEQGAAHMADGYARASGRVGVCLVTSGPGATNTVTGVATAYMDSVPMVVFTGQVPTPLIGDDAFQEVDIIGITRPCTKHSYLVRNVNDMSRVIREAFYLARTGRPGPVVVDLPKDVIQASTDFKYPKKVDLPGYRPTVEAHSGQVKRAYEVLRKAKSPLIFAGGGIIISDSSQELIRIADLIQAPVTCSLMGLGCFPAGIADAKGRRRPNPLWLGMVGMHGTYQANMAISQADVIFGVGVRFDDRVTGKISEFAPKAKIIHIDVDPSSISKNVVVDVPIVGDCKNALQQLIRLFEGEPLEGVSDVRRPWFDQINAWKKGHPLTYVQGNELIKPQYVIEKIWELTGGDAIITTEVGQHQMWTAQFFEFDRPRSLLTSGGLGTMGYGFPAAIGAQMAFPDRLVIDIAGDGSIQMNIQELCTAVCNDIPVKVAILNNLYLGLPRQWQELFYEKNYTGSCMEGSPDFVKLAEAYGAIGLRANKPEEVEPVLREAFKIRKPVLMDFLVSREEGVYPIVPPGKSITEMLLA